The segment CAAGGCGCactgtgcgcgtgtgtttgtgcgcgtgtTCACATGTGTGCCGCGCGCCCTTCATTCCTGACGACTTTAGCCTAACCCCCGTCGTATTGTACTAATGTGTACACTTTCAAGGTTGTTGGTAAGACATGTTGAATTAACTCAGACATTGCCGGATTCACTGCTTCCTCTTCCGCTGAGgaattgtgtatatatttggttTTAATGAGTTTGAATGCCGCCATATTCACATTAAACTCTATGAGCAGCATTGTTTTAATTGCCTATTATTTCCACGCAGGCCAGACACGGAGccttatttaatgtttgagcaAACTGTTGAGAGGAGGATCAAAAGTGTTGCAATGCTCCATGTCAGGCGGACTGAGGGCCACGTGGGTCCGctttaagaaagaaaagatgggCGAGAGAGAACGAGTTTCATTCAGCCTATTGAGGCCATAATGTCTTCCATGTTGTTATCGCATTTATGTGTGAAAACATGCGTATGCTGTCATTTTTCACGTGGTCTTCTTTAcattgtgtgtgagtatgtgtgaaagagagagagaggggggggggagggagagagagagacttgtaTGCAGTATCTCATTGAATAGATTGTATAAAACAGGCCGCAGAGGATGAccaacctctctctcacacgcacacacacacacacacacacacacacacacacacacacacacacacacattcgcccATAATCACCACTAGGCTACTTGAAGCCTAGAAATAGGGATGTGGGTCATCGGGGGCCACAATGTGCCAGCCATCAAAACCCTGGCAGCCAAGATGTAATATCACTAATAATAACATCTGTGAATGTCTGTTATTTCACGACAGACGTCTCTCGTGTCACGTGCAGGTCAGGCTCCGGGTCTGAAATGAGTTTTGCCTCCACAAACAAGTGGTTTACATATTTTCCTCCATCTTTGACATGGTGAAAGCTGAATAAGTGCCGGACACGCGGCCCAACAAGGACTTTAGAGGCTGTAAGAGTCAGACGCCTACTCAGTGATAACACTCGGACAaaaatcctcctctcctcctctcctctgtcctgtctcctaaacctttttattcagggaCCCGGAGACCTCTCCGGAACAAAACAGCTTTTAGCGCTACCATCTCTGCTTCTGTTTTCGCAAATagcgctcgctctctctctctctctctttctctttctctttctctctctctccctctctcgtatctataaaaataaaaaatcagtcTGTGAAAAGAAGTGAAGCTGTTGCAGCAGCACATTAAGTCATTATTTGGTGCATGTTATAAGAGATGGCTTTTTCTTATGAAtaatattcactcttaataaTAAATCATGCATAAACTtacttgtttatgtttgttgatttgagtcatttaattcACTCCAAAAGTATAGACGAAAGACAAATAACCTTGTAATAATGACAATACGaatacatattattatcattatagaAATACAGTTGACCCGATGTTGATCCAAATTAATAGCGAGGGGAAATAGACATGCACTGTCACTTCTATACACTCCGGGAAACCAACACCGCGTGCGCGCACTTATTGCCACTTAATCTTGGTCAGAttgtggtttttaaaaaagtaccTTTATAACACCCTCGGGAGAAATATTGTTTTCACTGGCTCCCTCCTTCTGCATTTGGGTCCAACTGTAATAAAGATGTCAATAAATCCAGCCATCAGTGCGCAATGCCAGAGCGCATTATCAGTCGTGGGCATCGAGGTGTGTCGCACTCGACCCAAAAAAGGAGGCGGGGGGTTAAAGGGGGGGGACATGAGTTTGAAATAAATCCACGGGTTGATCCACCTGGACTGGGCCGCGATAAGAGCAGCCTGTTAACCGACGCGTTTCCTCTACACCTCACCCGAGTCTTCCTTTTCCAAACACGCGCTCCTTTAATGTCCCGGCCTGTTTTTCCAGCCTGCGCGCACCGACGGCACCCGGGggagccgaggccaaatcagccACCGACCAGTGAGGGAGCAGGGGGCCGGGACACCTGCTCTGGAAAACACACTCCAGACACTAAACTTTGCTGACTTCGTTGCAATTCGTTCGTCCTAAAAAACACATGCTTGCGACACGGAAAAGAGACTCGCCTTTTCCCTTTTGGCATCTGACCGATGCATATATGGAAAATAAGATTTTAGGATCCTGTTTGTGcagagtattaaaaaaaaaaaagtagaagatTCTGCGTGCAACAAATGAATCAGTGAAAAGCTGGAAAAGAAACAGGAAAAGGCAGAAGAAAAGCACGatctcaaaataataaatagtgcATGAAtaactttcttcttttctggctTCAACACGTGGGCAGACTGAtttatcattaataataatgcaaaacatatatatatatttctgtttgtAATTCTTGTTATGCGTTAGTTATAATATAAACGTGTATAATGTATTGCATGTGCTTGAATAAGACGTTTACGCTTTATTCTCTAATTAAAGAAACGCGGATAAAGCGGATGGACGTGTCGATGAAAACATAATTATCTTATGGAGAGACACATTTTTATTGCACACATTTCCCAATAATATCACTAAATAATTAGTTTATACACCGGTTGTAAAGATCGAAGTATGAATATATTTGCAGAACGCAACACTGCAGTGTGATTATAAATATTACATTGTGTAGGAATGATCTGCCGTCATCGTTCCATAAATCAGAAGCGTCGAACAGGTTTGTTCTGTGGAAAGGATCAGATGTCCGTGTCCGGAGGGTTCAGCCTTACAGGTGCCGAAGTTTCAAAGGGATAAAAAAGTCTAATAATTCACTGAAATAAAAACGTTACGGTATTTTTTTGGTCGTTTTTATTTACAATCCTTTTAACTTGATAGTCTATGTTCTGATGACAGCGCAGTCTTTACGCACGGGGTGTATGTTCAGTGGATGACTGCGGATCCACTGACAGACGTTTCGTGACGATATTCGGCTCTTCGCTGAGCGGTTCACAAAGAGACGTTTAGCTCTCCTCAGATATTGGCTCCCCTGGATAATCTGAATTCCAAAGCAAAGCTCCGAGCTTCTGTGCTGCTCTGCTTGTTCATACATTCGACTTCGCTGCAACCAATGAGAAAACTCTGCACGTAAATATCTCTACATGCCACTTTGAACCTCCTATTCCCAAGTGACCGACGACTGCTTTTCCCTTTGAGAAGTCCAAATGTAAAAGgtgcaacaataacaaaaaatgtACATATGATGTTTGAAATTCAAACGCGATCCGCGTCGttattaaaacatattaaaattttaaaatttaaaaagttgGTATTCATAACATGATTGAGCTTGAAGGAATGTGAATGCGTTTTAATAGACTCTCCTAAAACATAATCGAAACATGCATTAACACAAGCGTTTAAAAAGTCCTTTCTTTAAAATAGAAATAGACAATATAATGTAAACGTTAACGGCTGACATAGACGTCTGTAAACATTTGCATTAAAACGGTCTCTGCCTTAACAATTCAAttaatgctgcattcatctttaaaaaaacacatgtgtTTTTCTTAAATATAGTGCAACTGAGCTAATCTCACTGGATGCCAAATACATGAATTTCCTTAGCAGTTACGAGAAATGGTTCTTATTCAGATTTCTTTCCAAAAGTAGTTTAAAATCTCTTAGAATCAAACTGAAACTTAACCATTTAGCATAGAAACCATCCCCTTCAACACATAAATATGGTAATAAACAACATAAGCTGACTATGTGTTTTATTGCAGATGTTGGTATATAGGCCTATAATGTCAAAGTGCGGATAACGATTCTTACTGCGCTGTTGGTGATTTAGGACGAAATGGATTAGTACGAGTggtatttcctttctttctctctctctcctctctctctctttagttGCAAGTCCCATTCTCTGGTCAAGTTCAGTGCGCTGTTCTCCGGACCGGACGGACGCTTCTTATTGGTGGGCAGCGGCAGTTACATCACACCGCTGGTGACGCGCACgtcttcctgtttccttcaGCGGTGTCTTAAAGTGAATCTTAGTGGCGGAGGAGCGCTCCAGCATCCAGTGCTCTGCATCCAGTGCGCCGCGGAGACCCACACGcgcagtctctctctcgctctctctctcttcctcgctCTCTTGTACTCTCTATATGTCTCTCACTCTTTTAGTCAcagcagaggagggagagaccGCCGTGCAAGAGGCTCTTTTCATCTTCTATACTTTTCCTGTTTCGGTCCTTTCGCTCGCGCGGCTGACTTTACTCCAGCTCTCCCTTCTTTGAGAAATTGTTCCATCCCGGTAGCGAACAATCCGCAGAGCTCTGCGTCATTTCTCGTGTTTTTTCGCCGTCGGGGTTCAGGTTGTCCCCTCTTCGTCCAAAGGGTAAGTAACCTTGTCCTCCGATACCTCCcgtcctctgttgttcttgttctgcCTCGCCGGCTCCCGGTTAGgcgctaaaataaaaaaataataaaaaacaaatccaacataacggacggggggggggggggggatatctcTGCGATGAACCGCTTATCATGTCTCGTGTAGACGCTGTGTGGTCCGAGTGGCGCGAGCAGCCCGTGTTATGTGAGGATGATGTGCGGACCGGCAGCCCGACCTTCCGCATCAGAGCGGGGAGCCAGTTGATTTTCAACTTTTCAAAGTAAGTTGGGCAgtgggtttttaaaaagaagattttagaCTGGAACTGAGATTCAGCTGCGTTAGATCTTCAGAGCGTGTTGGAAAACCCTGAATATGCATTTTCTTCGTTATTGTCTTTGTCCCGTGGGCTATACGTTTTATTCTAACGCCTCCTTCGtgccttttatttattcacttaaaGTCCTTTTCGGAGCTTGTCAGTCCTCCTGTTGTGTAGTTTCGGCGTGTCTCTTTCTGCATTGTGATAAAACGCAGCCAGTGTATTGTTGTAAGTGTAACTCAGTCTCTCAAAGGTTTTGATAGTTTGTCCACTGACCATGAAATAAGTCAAGAAACAGCCAGATCTCCTTTATTGTCTTGTAATgtcaatgttgttgtttacctacTAAAAGTTACAACAACTGTGTATTATTTGAATTTAAAACCAAGTTTCAAACTTCATTTGTTGATTTCTTCTGTTTGCTGCTTTTCAACCGAAatgttttgaaggtttaaagtttgatagtttttaaatgacaatgtgttTAACGTGAAGAATCAGTTTTAAAAAGACAACTGGAAGATCTTTAAGAGTTCAAAGGGACATCTACAGCTCGTTGTTTATGTGTTTAGTTCATACAGCTTCAAATTGTTGAAAGGTTTTGaacgagagaaaaggagagagagtgagagagagtgcgcATGGGCAGTGGGAGACAGGTGCTCCGTCGGAAAAGAcaggtgctagtgactatttcaaGCTCATTGTTTAGGTCCTGAGGCGATCAAGTCAAGTCAGTTTTTTTTGGGAGATGTATCACCTCTTGTCTCAACTGCTGATGTGACTGTCAAGACTTGGAACAAAGCCATTTATCAAAATAATGCCATTTAAAAATACGGTTTCACTTCAATAGTAGGCCTACAGATATATGGAAACACATTTAACCAAGTCTGTGTACGCGGTAAATTAGAATATTTAGTGTTGTCAGTTGACAAAATGTTACTTTCCAAGTGAAATATCCACCACTTGTGTTGTGGATCACAATACACAGTGTCAAACAAAGCAACAGCAaagttgtagtgtgtgtgtgtgtgtgtgtgtgtgtgtctgtctgtctgtgaagtgtaattatgtttttctttattttcaaatTACTTTGAAGCTGCGGTGATTATGTAAAGATGATTACAAAAAATTGATAGAACAAGCAAATAATCCGATAAAGATAATGCGTTAAATTCAGTTCTGTGTTTTCTGCTGTTTGTCCACACTGAAACGGACCCTTCAAATGTTGTCGTCATTTCTTGACTTTTGTCTAAGAATATCACAGCAAAATTAGATGTATATGAATCAGTCATTtaacatttctgtaaaaaagAAGGAACACAAATCAAAATGTGTATAGCTATACGTCAGTTTTCTTAAATTGAAGTACGGTTTCAGTATATTTGCAATctgtaacaaataaataattatgtatttgttatatatatatatatctttataaaaaatattttaaatatataatttgtttacgAATCCACTGAGTTTTAAAAAGAGTTGGTGTTTTTCTGAAGAgtgtaaaaaaatctaaattgttGCACCACTTTTATGCCAGTaagaaaatgtaaagaaaatatatcTTTCCaagatttttaaatgtataaatttgagaaagaaaagcaaagttAAAACTGTTTCATCACTACATTTGAGATTGGAAGCCTCTCATAGGGCTCTGACTAAGACACTGCTCCGCTGCTTACATAGCAGTATTGATGCAGGTCTGTACTGACAAAACGTTTTGCTTTCAGAGGGGCATTAGGGTTTTTGTAAGAGCGCTTTAAGTTGCTCCTTGCCAGAGTTGACCCTTATGACCTATTCATTTGAGCAGAATTAACTGCCCTTGCCAgatgaaaagacaaacaaaaaacacagaagtGAGCTCACGCTGGCATGCAAATCAATAGGcttattttgtgtttcttttatgtGTTAGCCTCCCTATTGCTGAAGATATGAAGGCCATATTGATTAGTGTCAACACAGGACTTGCATTTTAAAATCACCCAATGTGTAAAGATGGTTTAAAATGACAATATTTTGTTGAATTGACCAAACCATTGTGCACTTACTACGCAATGGGATTCAGTAAAATGAATATAACGGCATGTGCATTTCCTCTcctacttattattattttgatacTCTTAAccctatttattttaattttattttgagaaTTAATTGATCCTATGTTGGTTCACACTGCACACAAATGTAAATGAGGACATGTACTTAAGTAATTATCATAATTTTATGCAGCTTTGTGTTCCGTGGGAACTGGTTCAGTGCCGCGCGGCGTGTAGCAGGGGACGGGATAAAATGTAGGACTTTGCCCTGGAATGTCGGGCCAAGGCCTCATTCTTCCCCTTGCCCCTCTGTCACTGGCCTTACTGCCTAAATGTAATCATGGATGTACCCGTCCTCTAAGACACATATGTGGAGGTATTACCGGCTGGCTGGAGACAGAACTCCTCAGTTTATATCCATAATGTGGACTAATGCAAGTCTCTTGAGGTGGATATATCCTGATTCATTAAGTTTATCAAAAGCTGTCAAGCTTCTCTCTTtcatgattttattttatttttttattgacatggaCATGTCCTAACTGGGTGAgtgattttaatattttttctcgTAGGTGAGTCATGGTTTTGTGACTCTTTGCCCACAGGTACTCAGAGGATTTGATCCTTGAGGTTTGCGGGATATGGCCCAATAGCAGCAGCCCGTGATGCCGGACCATGACAGCGACTCCCTCCTGAACAGACAGACCAAGCGAAGACGTGTGGACATTGGTGTTAAGAGGACCGTGGGCAGCACAGCctccgcagcagcagcaaccacaacaacaaccactGATAACATTGCCCGCGCCAAAGCAGCCATTTTCAGTGCCATGAACTCTCTGAGCTCCCACTCTCACCACGGATCAGACACCGACTCCATGGAGTGCTCTGTAGTGCAGCCACATGGTGGACCTGGCATTGTGTCAGGCAGCGACAATGAATCCAAGTCCAATGTACTCCGAAAGCTACTGAAGAGGGCCAACTCGTACGAGGACACTATGATGCCTTTCCCTGGCACCACTATTATCTCCCAGCTTCTTAAGAATAACATGGCTAAAAATGGGggaggacctgagaggagagaaagaggggacaGGGGTGATAGAGGGGATGCCGGCTTCCCCGGATCAGGGCTCTCCAATGCAAGTTCAGATGCTCCCCAGGAGGATGCCTGCAGTAACTCCTCCCACGATAGCACCCCTCAAGAGTGCTTGTCACCCTTTGGTCGTCCTGGCCTAGCCCCCTTTGAAATGGAACGTCTCAACGATGAACATCTGCGTGCCAAGCGAGCCCGCGTAGAGAACATTATACGTGGCATGAGCCACTCGCCCAGTGTGGTGGTACCTGCCGCTTCCCGTCACGAGCGTGACCACGAGATGGATCGACACCATGAGATGGATCTCGACTGCCCACCCCCTCAGTCTCAGCAGCAGGCCCCCAGCAGCCCACGGGGAGGCGAGGTATGCAGCAGTAGCAGCCGAGAGAACAAGCGTAAGCAGCGTCTgcctcagcagcagcaacagagcTTCACCCAGCTGGTGTGCCAGAGGAAGGAGCAGAAGCAGGAGGAGCGGCGGCAACtgaagctgcagctggaggacatgCAGAAGCAGCTCCGTCAGCTGCAGGAGAAGTTCTTTCAGATCTACGACTCGACCGACGACTCGGAACACAACGACCTCCACAATGAGCTCAACAATGACATGGGGAACATGTCCGAAGACAGCCCAGCCAGGTCCGACACCGGCGGCGATGACCGGGGTGGAGATGACTTGCGCTCTGACAATGAGATGTCTGACCTGGACCCAGGCCATTTCCTGGACAGAGCGCGGGCCTTGCTTCAGGAGCAGGCCCTGCTCGCAGCCAGAGAGAAGCCCAGAAGAGAGGGGCTCAGCCGGAGCAAAGGACCGGGAGGTCCGGGCTCCTCCATGCACGCTGAAGGCAAACAGCTGGCCGAAACACTGAAGCAGGAACTCAATTCAGCCATGACCCAGGTGGTGGACACAGTGGTTAAGGTGTTTGCCAAGCCTCCACGCCCTACACCCCAGCAAGCCTTCCCCTCACTTTCGATACCTCCTGAAAGATTTCCGACCACTGTCAACGGAGACAACCCCAACTTTCACACCGCCAACCAGAGGCTGCAGTGCTTCGGCAATGTCATCATTCCCAATCCACTAGACTCCTTCACCAGCATGCCAGGGATGCCAGGTCCCACCAGTGACCAAACTGAGGCATTACCCTTAATCGTGAGGAAGACACCGAGtgagcaccaccaccaccaccaccaccagtccTCAGCTGTGGGTGCCCATGGCGGGCACCACCACCCCATCCttcacccctcctccctctctgcttcCATGGGCTTCAGCCCCCCATCTTTTAGACACCCTTTTCCACTGCCTCTCATGGGCTACCCTTTCCAGAGTCCCCTCGGCGGGCCCACGGGTGGCTACCCAGGCAGAGACCGCTCCTCCCCAGACTCCATGGACCTGTCCCGGGAGACCACCAGCCTGAGGACCAAGATGGCATCGGCTCACCATCTGGGGCACCACCATCGCTCGTGTTCACCAGCGCACCCTGGTAGCACAGCCGAGCTCTCCCTGTCCCTCATCAAGTCTGAGTGCAGTGACCTCCAGGACATGGCTGACATCTCACCTTACTCAGGCAGCAACGTATCCTTTCAAACTAAAATGGTGTGTTTTGAGGGTGTGGTTGAAAGACAACAAAAAGTGAATGTGTTTGACAGTGATCGTTAAAGATGTGGTCCAGTTCATGTGTGTGGAAGCCAGATAAAAAGATTTCAGGTGGTAATTCCCTGTGGAGACGGGTGTGAAACATCTGAACCACAAAGAGTTAAAAAATCAAATCTTTTTCAGCCTGTTTGAAACTAGCCTAAGAAACTGAGAAATTGTTGATGAATCACTTTTCCTCCCACTGCTGTTCTCTCATCCATTGTACTgcattgttgtatttatttttatacccGTACCTCTTCCTTCTCGCAGCACCGTACAGCCTTTTCTTCCATCGCCAATCCTAAGTGCTTTAAAAGCTCTCTTGTCACATATCACTTACTCACGAAGATTAGGTCCCCGCGACATTTACTGCCCCAATTCCTTTTTAGAAAAATGGCCTGAAAGAACAAGGAGGAAGATGGCGTCCTGAAACTTGGCACACAATGGTGTTATATAGCCTCCCTTATAGTTTAACCCCGGTGCGCCCCAATCATGCCCTGCGGATAAAGAAACTATCCCCTATGGGAAGCTCAAATTGAAGCCCCCGGGGGATTCTGGACTAATAGCTTAAACAGATCCCTTCTCTGTTTCCCCTATACCTTCTTAGTTCTTTAGTGTGCAACACCTCCTAACTCTTATGAAAGTTTGATTCATGTCACACTGGCTGTCCTTAGAAAGCTTTGTCTTCAAGTCATTAACATGCATTACATGCATACGGAATGACACCATCAGTCTTTACCTGTTGGGGCTTTATTAGTTAAATTAATGTGCATATATTTAACAACTTTGGATGCCTTGACTTTGTGGTTGTGAGTACCTGAGTGCCTAGCCTTTctctgagtgtttgtgtgtgcgtgtgtgtgtgtctttttgcgTATGTGCGTGTCACAAAAGGTTTGCCTGAGGACTCAGTAAAGATGTATATTTATGATTGCTTGTGTTTTCTCTTGTGTTCCTCTTATCATCCATCGCTGTTGTAAAAGGCCCACAATCATTGTcgtttcttttcccttttttttcatttcataaaGATCTGTCAACAGCCCGGGGGGCCCTTCGGCTGTTGCTTGGCAGCCaaatacttctttttttgttttccgtcCCTCCaaacccccctcctccctgtctTTTCTTTGAAGCAGACGTTAACAGGTGTTTGCAGCGAGCTGTTTATCTTTCATTACCTCGCCTTGTCTTGTCTTCTGACCCAAGGGTGAACGCTTTCCAGAGATCCATAATCCTTTGCTTCTACGGGCTCCCGATGGAGGgatgaaaagaaaagggagagagagacatacagagactgAGAGAAAGTAGAAAACAATCAAACAATAACCACACATGCCAGATGCTGTGGCTTTCATTGTAGCAtttatacattcagggtttaaCAGATGTACTCCCCtaaatggaaagaaaagacagaacatttatcttttattttttaaattatcacaGGTTTAAGAAGTTTGTCACTTAAAAGATAGAGCTTTGgacatgtattttttattataattagtttagccaatttagtttatttgcaTTTCTACTCTGTCGTTTTAAAGCATGTTCCATTGATGTCAGAATTGTTTTAAAATTCtgtagcttttcttttttttctcggagCCTCGGGAGCCAAAGACAGCTTGTCAGACATTTTGCGAGGTGTGTTCAAGTTCACCAGCTCTCTGCAGCGTCGTGGAGCAGATGGCGGCTATCAGTTTCCTCATTTGTTCTCAGTCCGATTCCAAATATTCTTGTCCTTACACCTGGAATTAGGACGTGGAGTAGCTATTTTCCTCTCATGACTTTGGGTTTTGGGGATGTGTTGTGAGAATGATGATGTCTTGTCGGATGTGGCAGTGGAACAGTGGGCCACCTGGTATGAGTGCACCATCATGACAAAATAATAGCCTTGCACGCCACCCCTAAGTCCAATCACAATTACATTTGCAAGCTGTGAGTGAATTAGAGATGAAAATGCCTCACCAGGAGATTTGAAGCTTCTTAATTGTCGTCTGAAGGGAGGTGATATTGTGTTTATGGCTGGAGAGGTAAAACCTCGACGTCTttgttttaaaatcatttttaatTTCAGTGATAAGGCCAAAGCGATTCTAATCcaaattaaaaaagcaaaaacaaattAATCTAAGTGTAAGTGCACAGCTTTCACAGCAAACAAATCCCACCTTGCCTTTCCTGTAAAAAGAGCTCTCTTTttctgtccctccctctctctgtctgaggATCCATTGTATCCCCTCCACTTGGAGCAGATGGTGTGGTGTGGAGAGTGAAGTGCTGCTCTTTTGGCCAGGCCTGACAGAGTAACACCAGTCTGCCAGGGTTTCCCCCACAAGACCCTCGCTGCGTATACAACtaagtctctctctccgcctcgcAGACAAAGTAGACGTGGTTTTTAAGGAGCCGAACCCAGTGTGGTTCAGCGTTTGCTGGCTTTGCCGTGTAACCCTGAGGCCAAGGGCAATCCAATCGAGCAGCTGATGCCTTCTTCCCACTCTATAGTTACAGCTACATCTGGACACTTGACTGATTTTAACGATCACAGCCACCCCTGTAGATCATAAATAATGTCACGCCATGTATTTTGTCCACTGGAGTGTAAACAGTCTTCATGAAAACTTGGGGCTCTATCTTCTGTGTAATTTAATGGGCCTGTCTTGCTCCTGCTTGATGAACACCCTTGTTGGAACAGCCTGAGGTCTTAACATGCAGCCCGCCCCCATCCCCGCTCCCTTTACAATGTCTTATCCTCCAGATTGATATTATCAGATGCATTATACGCCCGTTAATTCACCATGGAAATGGCTTGGGCCGTTCAGTGGCGCAGATGTGtttcagtccccccccccccccccatcactggCTGAGTCCAAAGCCTCAgagctcctcttctccttctcctcctccttctttttgctCCTCCAAGGGTTTGGCAGCAGCGAGGCTGGGGGGCAGGGGTGgagcagcgggaggaggagggggatgtaATTGAAGGTTGGAACCATACTATCCCTCAAGGTGCCCCCACCAGCCCATCTCCGTTCTCTCTGCTGCTCAATCCAGGCGATCCATTAGGAAGACGAGGCCTCTGACATGTATTTGAATATGGCCGATGTGAGTGCGGGAGGGTTTTCCATGTTGCCTGAGCCGAGGTTTGGGTCTGTCTCCTGGACCTTGTTTTGCCACTGATATGAAGCCAATATCAAACAGTCATATTCAGGCTTGGCATGAGTTGTCGCCAAGCCATTAGGCCTTCTTGCCCGTCACTGGCGTTAACTGCTGTCTTTGTCTGTGATATGCAAAtgcctccttttttcttctgcctttttttttttgggtgtagGCAAAGGCGTTTGCTTGCTTTGACTGTGAAATGAGCCTCCTTATGTAAAAGCGTCGGCTGTCGTGCTGGCCGGCGTTTTATTTACCGTGACACTCTCACACCTGATATGGACAATGCTAATTTCAAGCAAATGGTTTTTCTTTGGTGCACTGTCTtcagcccccccctcctcctcctccctccagcagCCCTGCATTCATGCCTGAAAGGAAATTTGGTTACCCATCATCCAAATGAGGACGTCGTGCCAATCATTCAGCCAATTATTAGcatgtacatattgtatttgtgCTGACATCATTAGCTACATTAGCTTGATCTGCCATTTGTTGTTTCCCTCCAAACATGTGTTAATGTCCTTAATGGGAGCTATTTTCAGATCCAAGAGGGTCTCTCTCCCAATCATCTGAAGAAGGCCAAGCTCATGTTTTTCTACAGCCGCTACCCAAGCTCTAATATGCTCAAGATGTTCTTCTCGGATGTCAAGGTAAGCCAAACATGTTCTTCCTCTTCAGCCCTTGTTTTAGTATATAACCTTTGCCATCAGTGTTCTTTTtaatccacacacctgtctctgttCAGCTCATTTGGACCTTCATTTTATTGAGATGGTGACTTCTTTTGCTGCATGTAACACGTG is part of the Pseudoliparis swirei isolate HS2019 ecotype Mariana Trench chromosome 12, NWPU_hadal_v1, whole genome shotgun sequence genome and harbors:
- the LOC130202384 gene encoding prospero homeobox protein 1-like isoform X1, producing MPDHDSDSLLNRQTKRRRVDIGVKRTVGSTASAAAATTTTTTDNIARAKAAIFSAMNSLSSHSHHGSDTDSMECSVVQPHGGPGIVSGSDNESKSNVLRKLLKRANSYEDTMMPFPGTTIISQLLKNNMAKNGGGPERRERGDRGDRGDAGFPGSGLSNASSDAPQEDACSNSSHDSTPQECLSPFGRPGLAPFEMERLNDEHLRAKRARVENIIRGMSHSPSVVVPAASRHERDHEMDRHHEMDLDCPPPQSQQQAPSSPRGGEVCSSSSRENKRKQRLPQQQQQSFTQLVCQRKEQKQEERRQLKLQLEDMQKQLRQLQEKFFQIYDSTDDSEHNDLHNELNNDMGNMSEDSPARSDTGGDDRGGDDLRSDNEMSDLDPGHFLDRARALLQEQALLAAREKPRREGLSRSKGPGGPGSSMHAEGKQLAETLKQELNSAMTQVVDTVVKVFAKPPRPTPQQAFPSLSIPPERFPTTVNGDNPNFHTANQRLQCFGNVIIPNPLDSFTSMPGMPGPTSDQTEALPLIVRKTPSEHHHHHHHQSSAVGAHGGHHHPILHPSSLSASMGFSPPSFRHPFPLPLMGYPFQSPLGGPTGGYPGRDRSSPDSMDLSRETTSLRTKMASAHHLGHHHRSCSPAHPGSTAELSLSLIKSECSDLQDMADISPYSGSNIQEGLSPNHLKKAKLMFFYSRYPSSNMLKMFFSDVKRQASVFGPVMCCGVAEFNRCITSQLIKWFSNFREFYYIQMEKFARQSINDGITGVEEMGVSRDSELFRALNMHYNKANDFEVPERFLEVAEITLREFFNAILAGKDVDPSWKKAIYKVICKLDSEVPEIFKSPNCLQELLHE
- the LOC130202384 gene encoding prospero homeobox protein 1-like isoform X2, with translation MPDHDSDSLLNRQTKRRRVDIGVKRTVGSTASAAAATTTTTTDNIARAKAAIFSAMNSLSSHSHHGSDTDSMECSVVQPHGGPGIVSGSDNESKSNVLRKLLKRANSYEDTMMPFPGTTIISQLLKNNMAKNGGGPERRERGDRGDRGDAGFPGSGLSNASSDAPQEDACSNSSHDSTPQECLSPFGRPGLAPFEMERLNDEHLRAKRARVENIIRGMSHSPSVVVPAASRHERDHEMDRHHEMDLDCPPPQSQQQAPSSPRGGEVCSSSSRENKRKQRLPQQQQQSFTQLVCQRKEQKQEERRQLKLQLEDMQKQLRQLQEKFFQIYDSTDDSEHNDLHNELNNDMGNMSEDSPARSDTGGDDRGGDDLRSDNEMSDLDPGHFLDRARALLQEQALLAAREKPRREGLSRSKGPGGPGSSMHAEGKQLAETLKQELNSAMTQVVDTVVKVFAKPPRPTPQQAFPSLSIPPERFPTTVNGDNPNFHTANQRLQCFGNVIIPNPLDSFTSMPGMPGPTSDQTEALPLIVRKTPSEHHHHHHHQSSAVGAHGGHHHPILHPSSLSASMGFSPPSFRHPFPLPLMGYPFQSPLGGPTGGYPGRDRSSPDSMDLSRETTSLRTKMASAHHLGHHHRSCSPAHPGSTAELSLSLIKSECSDLQDMADISPYSGSNIQEGLSPNHLKKAKLMFFYSRYPSSNMLKMFFSDVKFNRCITSQLIKWFSNFREFYYIQMEKFARQSINDGITGVEEMGVSRDSELFRALNMHYNKANDFEVPERFLEVAEITLREFFNAILAGKDVDPSWKKAIYKVICKLDSEVPEIFKSPNCLQELLHE